The DNA sequence GTATCAAGGACATGGGCAGGCTGCTGCCCGGACACGGCGGGCTCATGGACCGGCTCGACGCGCTGCTGCCGTCGGCCGTGGTGACCTGGATCGTGCTGACCGTCCTGCCCTGAGTCACCGGCATACTGGAACCGATCATGACGCAACAGCTGGTGTTCACCGCACCGCGACGGGCACTGCCGCCGCGGCATCTGGCCGACCTCGACTCCGAAGGCGTGGTGGCCGCAGTCGCCGAGCTGGGGCTGCCGGCATTTCGGGCCAAGCAACTGGCGAACCAGTACTACGGCCGGCTGATCGCCGATCCGCAGCAGATGACCGACCTGCCTGCCGCGGTGCGCTCGTCAGTAGCCGACGCACTGTTCCCCACCTTGCTGACCGCGGCCAGCGAGATCGAATGCGACGCCGGTGAGACCCGCAAGACGCTGTGGCGCGCGCACGACAACACCAAGTTCGAATCGGTGCTGATGCGCTACCCGCGCCGCAACACCGTGTGCATCTCCTCGCAGGCCGGCTGCGGCATGGCATGTCCGTTCTGTGCGACCGGGCAGGCCGGCCTCACCCGCAATCTGTCCACCGCCGAGATTCTCGAGCAGGTGCGGGCGGCGTCCGTCGAACTGCGCGACCGAGACCACGGCAGGCTCTCCAACATCGTGTTCATGGGCATGGGGGAGCCGCTGGCCAACTACGCCCGCGTGGTGGCGGCGGTGCGGCGCATCATCGAACCGGCGCCCAACGGCTTCGGCATCTCGGCGCGATCGGTGACGGTGTCCACGGTGGGGCTGGCCCCGGCGATCCGCAAGCTCGCCGACGAGCGCCTCGGGGTGACACTCGCGCTGTCGCTGCACACCCCCGATGACGAACTGCGCGACACCCTGGTTCCGGTCAACAACCGGTGGAAGGTCTCCGAAGCCCTCGATGCTGCCCGCTACTACGCCGACGTCACCGGCCGGCGAGTCTCAGTGGAATACGCGCTGATCCGCGACGTCAACGACCAGCCGTGGCGGGCAGATCTGTTGGGCAAAAAGCTGCATAAGGCGCTGGGACCGTTGGTGCACGTCAACCTGATTCCGCTCAATCCCACGCCCGGCAGTGAGTGGGACGCCAGCCCTAAGCCGGTGGAGCGGGAGTTCGTCCGGCGAGTTCGGGCACAGGGCGTGGAGTGCACGGTCCGCGATACCCGCGGGCGTGAGATTGCCGCCGCGTGCGGCCAGCTGGCGGCCGAAAGCGACTAGCTTGACTTCACCGAGATCGACGTTTTGCAGATTCCTTCTCGCACTTTGTCTGCAAAACGTCGGTTTCGGCGCATGGTGCAGACGCAGTTAGCGCAGCCAGCCGCGGTTGCGGCCGACGATGTCGCGCACCACGACGAACAGTGTCAGCGCCGCGAATCCCAGCAGGAAGTAGTCCTCGACGTGGCCGATGTGGTTGCCGCGCAGCATGAGCAGCAGGAAGCCGACGATGCCGAAGCCGACGATGTGCCAGGTGCGGTAGTTGATGGCGCTCCAACCCCACGCCGCAGACGGCACCTCGACAGGGTCAACCCCGCTGTGGCGCTCCACCTCGGTACTGGCCACTTCGACTCCTTAAGTTCGCAGCAAGTTCGGATCATTCTGGCACACGGCGAGTCAGCTCATCGCACGACGGCGACACGCAGGGCCCGCTCCGCCGCGCTTGCGATCGCCTAGACCGCGAATGTCCGGTAGGCGGCCGGGCCGACGATC is a window from the Mycobacterium sp. SVM_VP21 genome containing:
- the rlmN gene encoding 23S rRNA (adenine(2503)-C(2))-methyltransferase RlmN translates to MTQQLVFTAPRRALPPRHLADLDSEGVVAAVAELGLPAFRAKQLANQYYGRLIADPQQMTDLPAAVRSSVADALFPTLLTAASEIECDAGETRKTLWRAHDNTKFESVLMRYPRRNTVCISSQAGCGMACPFCATGQAGLTRNLSTAEILEQVRAASVELRDRDHGRLSNIVFMGMGEPLANYARVVAAVRRIIEPAPNGFGISARSVTVSTVGLAPAIRKLADERLGVTLALSLHTPDDELRDTLVPVNNRWKVSEALDAARYYADVTGRRVSVEYALIRDVNDQPWRADLLGKKLHKALGPLVHVNLIPLNPTPGSEWDASPKPVEREFVRRVRAQGVECTVRDTRGREIAAACGQLAAESD
- a CDS encoding DUF2631 domain-containing protein; protein product: MASTEVERHSGVDPVEVPSAAWGWSAINYRTWHIVGFGIVGFLLLMLRGNHIGHVEDYFLLGFAALTLFVVVRDIVGRNRGWLR